In Armatimonadota bacterium, the following are encoded in one genomic region:
- a CDS encoding GAF domain-containing protein has product MSETTLPRSEPAPERREETLLARLRRKEAELAALREISRAIGAALDLDTTLALVTRKTAEVTGMDSCSVYLLDPAGEFLVLRATTGLAQEAIGRARLRWGEGMTGWAASHAAPAVSSDAAQDPRFVYLPETRELAFRSLAAVPLQSGGRVLGAMNVQTRAVHEYSPEEIDLLSTIADLVAGAIEKAALYDSMRRQIGELSTLAEASKTLTAPLYLEEMLRLIAEMATRLMRAAACVIYLLDQESDRLVPAAAHGGDGGTERDGEALLAGLAEEAVRTGRPLALADVRERAPQALPRAALAVPLTVRGKTIGAFLAARSRVHQWTAEEVERLSTLAHQTALAIENSTLVVRSALVREMHHRVKNNLQTIAMLLRLQLRGDRPVSGREVLTETVNRILSIAAVHEILSVEGFRMVNVRHLVERVARSAVENMLPASSDITVDVAGDDLYLPSQQATSLALAVNELVQNAVEHAFPGRARGKISIRLGRHEEQCFLEVQDDGVGLQPREAEEETLGLQIVRALATEDLRGTFTLESGQGTRVLIAFPRPQTP; this is encoded by the coding sequence ATGAGTGAGACCACGCTGCCGCGCAGCGAGCCGGCCCCCGAGCGGCGCGAGGAGACCCTTCTGGCGCGGCTGCGGCGGAAGGAGGCCGAGCTGGCCGCTCTGCGGGAGATCAGCCGCGCCATCGGTGCGGCCCTGGACCTGGACACCACCCTGGCGCTGGTCACCCGTAAGACGGCGGAGGTCACGGGGATGGACTCCTGCTCTGTATACCTCCTGGACCCGGCGGGGGAATTCCTGGTGCTGCGGGCCACCACCGGGCTGGCCCAGGAGGCCATCGGCCGGGCGCGGCTGCGCTGGGGGGAGGGGATGACCGGATGGGCGGCCAGCCACGCTGCTCCCGCGGTCAGCAGCGACGCCGCCCAGGATCCCCGCTTCGTCTACCTGCCCGAGACGCGCGAGCTAGCCTTCCGCTCCCTGGCCGCCGTGCCGCTGCAGAGCGGGGGGCGGGTGCTGGGCGCGATGAACGTGCAGACACGGGCCGTCCACGAGTACAGCCCCGAGGAGATCGACCTGCTCTCCACCATCGCCGATCTGGTGGCGGGGGCCATCGAGAAAGCGGCGCTGTACGACAGTATGCGCCGCCAGATCGGAGAGCTCTCCACCCTGGCCGAGGCCAGTAAGACCCTCACCGCGCCCCTGTACCTGGAGGAGATGCTGCGCCTGATCGCCGAGATGGCCACGCGGCTGATGCGCGCCGCCGCATGCGTCATTTACCTGCTGGACCAGGAGAGCGACCGGCTGGTGCCCGCTGCCGCCCACGGAGGCGACGGCGGGACGGAGAGGGACGGGGAGGCCCTGCTGGCCGGGCTGGCCGAGGAGGCGGTGCGCACCGGCCGGCCGCTGGCTCTGGCCGACGTCCGGGAGCGGGCACCACAGGCCCTCCCCCGCGCCGCCCTGGCCGTTCCCCTCACGGTACGGGGCAAGACCATCGGCGCCTTCCTGGCCGCGCGGAGCCGGGTGCACCAGTGGACCGCAGAGGAGGTGGAGCGCCTGTCCACGCTGGCCCACCAGACCGCCCTGGCCATCGAGAACAGCACTCTGGTGGTGCGTTCCGCCCTGGTGCGGGAGATGCACCACCGGGTGAAGAACAACCTGCAGACCATCGCCATGCTGCTGCGGCTGCAGCTCCGGGGAGACCGGCCGGTGAGCGGCCGGGAGGTGCTCACCGAGACTGTCAACCGCATCCTCAGCATCGCCGCCGTCCACGAAATCCTCTCCGTGGAGGGCTTCCGCATGGTCAACGTCCGCCACCTGGTGGAGCGGGTGGCCCGCTCTGCCGTGGAGAACATGCTTCCCGCTTCCTCCGACATCACCGTGGACGTGGCCGGAGATGACCTCTACCTCCCCTCGCAGCAGGCCACCTCACTGGCCCTGGCAGTGAACGAACTGGTGCAGAACGCCGTGGAGCACGCCTTCCCTGGCCGGGCCCGGGGAAAGATCAGCATCCGCCTGGGGCGCCACGAGGAGCAGTGCTTCCTGGAGGTGCAGGACGACGGGGTGGGGCTGCAGCCGCGGGAGGCGGAGGAAGAGACCCTGGGGCTGCAGATCGTCCGCGCCCTGGCCACCGAAGACCTGCGGGGCACCTTCACCCTGGAGAGCGGGCAGGGGACACGCGTCCTCATCGCCTTCCCTCGACCGCAGACGCCGTGA
- a CDS encoding ABC transporter permease, translating into MDPVLGTLQGLLERSTYAAVMPKRIDLLFTVERRAPVGMRVVKFPDTFQQNVPGYTIFGIFCVVSLLGSSFLREKREGTFRRLLAAPIARATLLAGKLVAYYLINLLQIAIMLGAARLLFGMSLGSSPVGLVAVSLAAAATAIRTAGLVALHAWALGAYQDVLVRGYGFREVLPKVGALAGFAGAFFSFGIWRFSFE; encoded by the coding sequence GTGGATCCCGTCCTGGGAACCCTGCAGGGGCTGCTGGAGCGGAGCACCTACGCCGCTGTGATGCCAAAGAGGATCGACCTGCTCTTTACGGTGGAGCGAAGAGCGCCGGTGGGAATGCGGGTGGTGAAGTTCCCGGATACCTTCCAGCAGAACGTGCCCGGCTATACCATCTTCGGGATCTTCTGCGTCGTCAGCCTGCTTGGCTCCTCGTTTCTCCGGGAGAAGCGAGAGGGCACCTTCCGGCGCCTGCTCGCCGCCCCGATAGCGCGGGCGACTCTGCTGGCCGGCAAACTGGTGGCGTACTACCTCATCAACCTGCTCCAGATTGCCATCATGCTGGGAGCGGCCAGGCTGCTGTTCGGCATGAGCCTGGGCTCTTCACCGGTCGGGCTGGTTGCGGTGAGCCTGGCCGCAGCGGCCACGGCAATCCGCACCGCGGGGCTGGTCGCCCTCCACGCCTGGGCTCTGGGAGCCTACCAGGATGTGCTGGTACGGGGATACGGATTCAGGGAGGTCCTGCCCAAGGTGGGTGCCCTGGCCGGCTTTGCCGGTGCGTTCTTCAGTTTCGGGATCTGGCGGTTCAGCTTCGAATGA
- a CDS encoding NAD(P)/FAD-dependent oxidoreductase yields the protein MSAPSHRWDVIVVGGGPAGGMAAWTTARAGLRTLLLEEHSAVGAPPHCSGKLSVHAFREFDLPLSLVRTSLRAATLYAPDGTAATVRRAVVDSHVVDRDRFDRWLVAQAQAAGAEVILEARARRGTRENSLVRVEVERRGRPLAFRAPLVVDAEGARALLPQTLGLSRHRLVVHGLQYEMEGLHLEAADAPELYFGREWAPGFFAWIMPTGEGSGRVGLCVDPRMTARPPVYYLERLLADHPVVSRRVRGARTVRRLAGRIPLLGRPTPSYAPGLLLAGDAAGHVKATSGGGIYFALVAGRLAGEAARELLGGDGAAQRRYERAWRRRFGRELAFTAVVRRLLNALPDEDLSRLVRALARDPWLRHVVEEHGDTQYQSRLLGPLSRRVLQSWRELPLAPLVLRALVRGLLAAGGEGRVPG from the coding sequence ATGAGCGCGCCTTCCCACCGTTGGGACGTGATCGTCGTTGGCGGCGGGCCGGCGGGAGGGATGGCCGCCTGGACGACGGCCCGCGCAGGGCTCCGCACCCTGCTCCTGGAGGAGCACAGCGCCGTCGGCGCGCCCCCCCACTGCAGCGGCAAGCTTTCGGTGCACGCCTTCCGGGAATTCGACCTGCCTCTGTCACTGGTGCGCACCTCGCTGCGTGCGGCCACGCTCTATGCCCCCGACGGGACGGCTGCCACAGTCCGGCGGGCGGTGGTCGACTCCCACGTGGTGGACCGCGACCGCTTTGACCGCTGGCTGGTGGCCCAGGCCCAGGCCGCCGGGGCGGAGGTCATCCTGGAGGCGAGGGCGCGGCGCGGCACCCGCGAGAACAGCCTGGTGAGGGTAGAAGTTGAGCGGCGTGGGCGCCCACTGGCCTTCCGCGCCCCCCTGGTGGTGGACGCGGAGGGAGCGCGCGCGCTACTGCCCCAGACGCTGGGGCTGTCGCGGCACCGCCTGGTCGTCCACGGGCTGCAGTACGAAATGGAAGGTCTGCATCTGGAAGCCGCTGATGCCCCCGAGCTCTACTTCGGCCGGGAGTGGGCACCGGGGTTCTTCGCCTGGATCATGCCCACGGGGGAAGGGAGCGGTCGCGTGGGCCTGTGCGTAGACCCCCGAATGACGGCCCGGCCACCCGTCTACTACCTGGAGCGGCTGCTGGCCGACCACCCCGTCGTCTCCCGCCGCGTGCGCGGAGCGCGCACCGTCCGCAGGCTGGCGGGCCGTATCCCGCTGCTGGGCCGACCCACACCCTCCTACGCTCCGGGACTGCTTCTGGCCGGCGACGCGGCCGGGCACGTCAAGGCCACCTCCGGCGGGGGCATCTACTTCGCCCTGGTGGCGGGACGGCTGGCCGGGGAGGCGGCGCGTGAGCTGCTGGGAGGCGACGGCGCCGCCCAGCGCAGGTACGAGCGGGCGTGGAGGCGGCGTTTCGGGCGGGAGCTGGCCTTTACCGCCGTGGTGCGCCGCCTGCTCAACGCCTTGCCGGATGAAGACCTCTCCCGCCTGGTGCGCGCCCTGGCGCGCGACCCCTGGCTACGGCACGTGGTCGAAGAGCACGGGGACACCCAGTACCAGTCGCGCCTCCTCGGCCCGCTCAGCCGGCGGGTCCTGCAGTCGTGGCGGGAGCTGCCGCTGGCCCCGCTGGTCCTGCGCGCCCTGGTCCGCGGCCTCCTGGCAGCGGGCGGCGAGGGACGGGTGCCGGGGTAG
- a CDS encoding DUF192 domain-containing protein: protein MNTKMFYGRHVVLILPALLAALELAAGGAEPLFKKGTLTLLVPGKRVVLQVEVADTPAARAQGLMFRRSLPESAGMLFVFETEGRWGFWMKNTLIPLSVAFIDRHWKIVDIQDMAVAPDPRAGPFTIYEARAPARYALEVRQGLFLKHGVTVGTRVIFRRHE from the coding sequence GTGAACACGAAGATGTTCTACGGACGTCATGTGGTGCTGATCCTCCCGGCGCTGCTGGCCGCTCTGGAACTTGCCGCCGGCGGCGCTGAGCCTCTGTTCAAGAAGGGCACGCTGACGCTGCTAGTCCCGGGGAAGCGGGTGGTCCTGCAGGTGGAGGTGGCCGACACCCCCGCCGCCCGGGCGCAGGGGCTGATGTTCCGCCGCAGCCTGCCGGAGAGCGCGGGGATGCTCTTCGTCTTCGAGACGGAGGGCCGCTGGGGCTTCTGGATGAAGAACACCTTGATCCCTCTCTCGGTCGCCTTCATCGACCGCCACTGGAAGATCGTGGACATACAGGACATGGCCGTCGCTCCTGATCCCCGGGCGGGACCGTTTACCATCTACGAGGCGCGGGCGCCCGCGCGCTACGCCCTGGAGGTGCGACAGGGACTCTTCCTCAAGCATGGCGTCACCGTGGGCACCCGGGTGATCTTCCGCCGCCATGAGTGA